ATTCGAATGTCGGAAACCGGGTGAATACTTACTACTCGGTAGGACACGGATATGTATTGGGTGATTTACTGAGCACTGGTGTATATACTTCAGAGTTGGGTAATCCTGCTATAACTTGGGAGACAACTACAGAATATAATGTCGGTTTGGATCTTGGCTTCTTTAATAACCGTTTGCGTGTAACGGCTGAGTATTTTAATCGTACTATTTCTGACTTGCTGGTCACTTCCAAGCCTATTCCTTCTTATAATGAAGTGACTACAATCGCAGGAAATATCGGTTCTACGCAGAGTAAGGGTTACGAGCTGACTTTGAATACAGTAAACTTCGACCGGAAGGATTTCTCGTGGACTACTACATTGACACTTTCTCATTATGAAGACCGTTGGAAAGAACGTGACCCGAACTGGAAACCTGCTGCTTATCAAAGCAAGAATGACCCGATACGTGCCTGGTGGGATTACCATGCAATCGGTATTATGCAGGTAGGTGAAAAGGCTCCCGCTGCTCAGGCAGACTTGTTGCCGGGTATGGTAAAACTGGCTGATTTGGATGGAAACGGTGTGTTGGACGAACGTGACATGGTTTATCAAGGTAATGGAGATCCTAAGATTATTTATGGTATGAATAATGCTTTTACTTACAAGAATTTCGATTTCTCCATCTATTTTTATGGTGAAGCCGGCAGGAAAGTGGGAGCCAGCTATCTGAAAAAGTGGAACCGTATCAGTACCGGGCAAAATGTTTCAGTAAAAGCCGTTGAGTCTTTTGATAGTCGAAATACCACTGCTACACACCCTACTTATATTTTGGGTAGTGGCAACAACTGGGGAGATTATTATAATAAGTCCATTTATTATGTGCGTTGTGGGAGTATCAGCCTGGGATATAAGATTCCCGTAAAAGAGAAATACGCCAAGAATCTTCGTGTTTTTGCTGAAGTGAGCAACCCGTTTGTGATAACCAATTGGGATGGATTGGATCCGGAAACAGATAACGGTAATTTCTCTTACCCTAATGTTACGTCTTATAGCTTTGGCCTTAATGTTACATTCTAAAAAAGTTACTATGAAAATGAAGAAAATATATTTATTGTCATTACTGATGCTCGGATTGGCCGGATGCGAGCTGGAGACAGAAGTTTATGATAAAATCAACCCTACTGTATTTCCTAAAAATGCGGCGGATGCGAAGGCTTTGGTAACAGCCAGTGCGTACAATGTATTTAATCCGCAGGATTATGATGCATTGGATAAGAACAAGAGCAATCCGGGTATTTTCAATATAGCCTGGGGATATACATTGACTTCTGATATGTCTACCGACCATGTGGAATGTAGTTGGGAGTGGACTACTGTGTACAACTCTTATGAAGCGGACGACTGGCATGTATCCGGCGATACGCGGGCTATTTATACATTTAACAATTATTTGTCATCCATGTGCCTTGCCAAGGATCGTATCAAAGATGTGAATATGAGCCAGGACTTGAAAGAACGTTATAATGCGGAACTGGATTGCGGTATGGGATTTTTGGCATTCTTGCTGTATGACCTTTATGGCCCGATTCCTGTAGCCGATTTGGAGACTTTGAAAGAGCCGGGAGCCGAAAAGATTCTTCCACGGCTGACTGAGGAACAGATGCGCGAGTATATTGAAAGTCATTTATTGGCTGCCCGGAATGTCTTGCCATATAAATATGATGAAAGCGAGTATGGGAGATTTACAAAAGGGCTGGCGAATACATTGCTGTTGAAGTTCTATATGAAGACAGGTGAGTGGGCAAAGGCTGAAGAAGTTGGGCGCGAACTGCAAAAAGCGGAGTATGGATATAAACTGGTAGATGATTATAACTCCATATTCACTCTTGCGGGAGAAAGAAATACAGAAACCATTTTTGCAGTGATAGCCAAGCGGGGATATATGGAGACACAGTGGTTTGCGCACGTACTACCAGCAGATTTTCCGACTTCGGAAGATATTCAGAAATGGGGCGGTTATAAAGTTTCCTGGCCTTTTTATCAGAGTTATGATAAGGATGATAAGCGTCTGCAACGTTTGTATGGCGAATATACAGCGGCAGACGGAACGGTACATAATTACGAGAAAGATCGCGTAAACGGTAAATCCACTTCTATTCTATATTATGGTGCGGTTCCGATGAAATACAAGGTAGAAGGCGTGGTAGGATATAACTGCGAAATAGATATGCCGATTTACCGATATGCCGATGTCTTGACATTATTGGCGGAAGCTATCGTGCGTAATGGAAATAAGCTGACGCAAGAAGCAGTCAACTTATTGAATGATGTGCGTACAAGAAGCCTTCCGGGCAAGGGGTATCAGTTGAGTGACTTTCCTAATGTAGAGACATTTCTGGATAAGTTGTTGGAAGAACGCGGACACGAATTCTATATGGAGGGCGTGCGTCGTCAGGATTTGATTCGTCATGGCAAGTTTATCGAATATGCAATAAAGAAAGCTGAATTTGCAGGCAAGCCGACAGGTAAGATTGCTACTCAGGTAAACGGGCATTATAAATACGAACGGTTCCCTCTTCCACCGAAGGTTATTAATGAGGGGATGGGACTGATCGAACAAAATCCGGGATATTAATCAGATGTTTTACTAATACATTAAAACATAGAAGATGAAAAATTTGAAAACTATTATAGGATTGGGGCTTTGCCTCATTTTGGGTGCTTGTGTTGAAAAGACAGAGGTGAAAGTCGATATACCGATGTCCGGGGTTAATCTATCGGTACCTTCCAATCAAGCCTCTTTTGATTTGAATGATGTGGCGGATACATATCGTTTTTCATGGAGTGATGCGGGGCATGATTCATACACAATACTTTTCAGCCCTAACAGTGTGTTTGAACCCTACTATGCGGTGGAGGCTGGTAGTACGACGCAAATAAAACTTTCACCGGATCAATTGGATATAGCCATGTCTGCCTTGAACATGAGTGGGGAAGATATGCATACCATTTACTGGAGTGTGAAACCGACAGGAAAACTTGAGGTGGCGGCATCTGATATCCGTACAATCTCAATGAAACGGATGCACAACTTCCTGACTAAGCCCGAAGATGCCGAACGTTATGTCTTGAATGCGGATGCGCAGGACACGAAAGTGCAGTTCGAATGGGAAGAAAGGGGGGCTGCCGGACAAGGATACGAATTATTGTTCTCAACGGATATGAATTTTGAAGACCCGTTGGTCATTGCGGCAGGTACGGAAAATAAGACTGAAGTGACACATGCGCAATTGCAGGCAGTGATTGAGGATTTGCATTTGAAGCTTTTCACTGCTTCGAAGGTTTATTGGAATGTCCGTAATAAGGCGACCGGTGAAAATGTATCCCGTATGTGTAAAAGTATTGATTTGACAGGCATGATGATATTCAATGACAAACGGGGGGATGAAGTCGAAAGCTATCCTGTAAGAAGGATTGAATTCAGGGATGGTTCATCTCAGATTTGGTTGTGTGAAAATCTGCGGGCGAAGAAATATCCTGATGGTACAGATATAGAAGGGGAGAATATTATACCTGCGTATAGGGGGGATAATGTTCCTCAACCAACGGAAGAGATGGTAAGGTTATTTGGTGCTTATTATCCTCAGAATATAAAGAATAGTATTGTGCCCGAAGGATGGAGACTTCCGACACAAGCTGAATATGATGAATTGTTTGCGTTGGCAGGGATTAAATCGGCTAAATGCTATTGTATTATGTATTATGATCCATTGTTTTGGGGGGAATTGGGGGTTACGGAAGCACAAATCCCGACTTTTAATACTTGGGAGATGAACTTTATACCTGCCGGCCAGGGATGGACAGGCGGTGGCACGATAACAAATGCGATGACGAGATATTGTTATCTCCTGACTTCCGACCAAACTGTGTCTTACTTGTTTGATGGTTATCAGACATTCCCGACGGGGTCAACTTTTGCTTCTGTGAGATTGATTTATAATGAAGATTAAACTTGGAAATTATGAAAAGCTTGAGATATTTATTTTTGTTTGTATGTTGTGTGCTGGGTATGGCTTGCACAGATGAGGTAATGCTTTCTGCCGGTCAATATGTAGATTATAGCCGGGATTTGACGAAACTCGAAATTGTTCCGATCAAGGCATTGGTTAATCCGGAAAGGGGTTATCATCTGGAGAGTAATTATTTTGTTGATAATTTGAAGAATCCCTGGCATGAGGGCAGTTGGGAGAGTTTTTGGATTCCCGAGATTGAACGGAAAAATAGCGCGAAGAATGATGGTGTAACCTTATCCCAATTATATCTTTATCTGACGCAGTATGTAGGTAAGGATTTGGATCAGGCGGCATTTGATAATATGCAGATGTTGTTTGATGATACAAAGAGACTGGGATATAAGATACACTTGATATTCGCGTATGACCATAACGCCGGGGCGACAAATGTGCAGTTCACTGATATATTCAGACATCTTGAACAGTTGAAGCCTTTTATTCAAAAGAACATCGGCTTGATTGACCTTTGGCAAATGGGCTTTATTGGTGCGTGGGGAGAGGGTAATTCAA
The DNA window shown above is from Bacteroides faecium and carries:
- a CDS encoding RagB/SusD family nutrient uptake outer membrane protein gives rise to the protein MKKIYLLSLLMLGLAGCELETEVYDKINPTVFPKNAADAKALVTASAYNVFNPQDYDALDKNKSNPGIFNIAWGYTLTSDMSTDHVECSWEWTTVYNSYEADDWHVSGDTRAIYTFNNYLSSMCLAKDRIKDVNMSQDLKERYNAELDCGMGFLAFLLYDLYGPIPVADLETLKEPGAEKILPRLTEEQMREYIESHLLAARNVLPYKYDESEYGRFTKGLANTLLLKFYMKTGEWAKAEEVGRELQKAEYGYKLVDDYNSIFTLAGERNTETIFAVIAKRGYMETQWFAHVLPADFPTSEDIQKWGGYKVSWPFYQSYDKDDKRLQRLYGEYTAADGTVHNYEKDRVNGKSTSILYYGAVPMKYKVEGVVGYNCEIDMPIYRYADVLTLLAEAIVRNGNKLTQEAVNLLNDVRTRSLPGKGYQLSDFPNVETFLDKLLEERGHEFYMEGVRRQDLIRHGKFIEYAIKKAEFAGKPTGKIATQVNGHYKYERFPLPPKVINEGMGLIEQNPGY
- a CDS encoding SusE domain-containing protein is translated as MKNLKTIIGLGLCLILGACVEKTEVKVDIPMSGVNLSVPSNQASFDLNDVADTYRFSWSDAGHDSYTILFSPNSVFEPYYAVEAGSTTQIKLSPDQLDIAMSALNMSGEDMHTIYWSVKPTGKLEVAASDIRTISMKRMHNFLTKPEDAERYVLNADAQDTKVQFEWEERGAAGQGYELLFSTDMNFEDPLVIAAGTENKTEVTHAQLQAVIEDLHLKLFTASKVYWNVRNKATGENVSRMCKSIDLTGMMIFNDKRGDEVESYPVRRIEFRDGSSQIWLCENLRAKKYPDGTDIEGENIIPAYRGDNVPQPTEEMVRLFGAYYPQNIKNSIVPEGWRLPTQAEYDELFALAGIKSAKCYCIMYYDPLFWGELGVTEAQIPTFNTWEMNFIPAGQGWTGGGTITNAMTRYCYLLTSDQTVSYLFDGYQTFPTGSTFASVRLIYNED